A single genomic interval of halophilic archaeon DL31 harbors:
- a CDS encoding small multidrug resistance protein (PFAM: Small multidrug resistance protein~KEGG: hla:Hlac_0979 small multidrug resistance protein) — MSWIVLFIAGLFEIAWAIGLEYSDGLSKPMPTVGTIVALIISMVLLAKAIQDLPIGTAYAVWTGIGAVGTASLGIVLFDEPATSARLLFISVIIFGIVGLHLVSGGH; from the coding sequence ATGTCGTGGATTGTTCTCTTCATCGCTGGCCTGTTCGAGATCGCCTGGGCGATTGGGCTGGAGTATTCTGACGGTCTCTCGAAACCGATGCCGACGGTGGGCACAATCGTTGCACTCATCATCAGTATGGTATTGCTCGCGAAAGCAATCCAGGACCTGCCGATCGGGACTGCGTATGCTGTGTGGACGGGGATTGGGGCCGTGGGAACCGCTTCGCTCGGCATCGTCTTATTCGACGAACCGGCAACGAGTGCTCGCCTCCTTTTCATCTCCGTGATTATCTTCGGAATCGTCGGCCTACATCTCGTCTCTGGAGGGCACTAA
- a CDS encoding Glutamate dehydrogenase (KEGG: hma:pNG7157 NAD(P)-specific glutamate dehydrogenase~PFAM: Glutamate/phenylalanine/leucine/valine dehydrogenase, C-terminal; Glutamate/phenylalanine/leucine/valine dehydrogenase, dimerisation region) — protein sequence MTMASQTETTHDESADATTESTEPESALETARRQLYHAANHLDIDPSVVERLKHPKKVHEVTVPIERDDGTVEVFTGYRAQHDSVRGPFKGGLRYHPHVTRDECVGLGMWMTWKCAVMGLPFGGAKGGIAVNPKELSSGEKERLTRRFAQEIRDVIGPNQDIPAPDMGTGPQTMAWLMDAYSMQEGETTPGVVTGKPPVIGGSEGREEAPGRSVAIITQLICEYYDRQLEETTVAVQGYGSVGANAARLLDEWGATVVAISDVNGAMYEPDGIDTAVVPSHDEEPEAVTKYADNVISNDELLTLDVDVLIPAALGDVITKENAEAIAADLVVEGANGPTTSTADSILAERDVAIIPDILANAGGVTVSYFEWLQDINRRSWSLERVNTELETEMQAAWDAVRSEFEQRDVTWRDAAYIVALSRIAKAHEVRGFWP from the coding sequence ATGACCATGGCATCCCAAACTGAGACCACACACGACGAGTCGGCTGATGCGACGACGGAATCAACCGAACCGGAATCGGCGCTCGAAACGGCTCGCCGACAGCTGTATCATGCTGCCAATCACCTGGACATTGACCCGAGTGTCGTCGAACGGCTCAAGCATCCGAAGAAGGTCCACGAGGTAACGGTCCCAATCGAACGCGACGACGGAACAGTCGAAGTGTTCACGGGCTACCGAGCCCAACACGACAGCGTTAGAGGTCCATTCAAAGGCGGACTTCGGTACCATCCCCACGTGACTCGAGACGAGTGTGTCGGCCTCGGCATGTGGATGACCTGGAAGTGCGCCGTCATGGGCCTCCCGTTCGGGGGTGCCAAGGGTGGAATTGCTGTCAACCCGAAGGAGCTGAGTTCGGGCGAAAAGGAGCGTCTCACCCGTCGGTTTGCACAGGAAATCCGCGACGTTATCGGTCCCAACCAGGATATCCCTGCCCCGGATATGGGAACGGGTCCCCAAACCATGGCATGGTTGATGGACGCATACTCGATGCAGGAAGGCGAGACAACGCCGGGCGTCGTCACTGGAAAGCCACCGGTCATCGGCGGCAGTGAAGGCCGTGAAGAAGCGCCCGGCCGAAGCGTTGCGATTATCACGCAACTGATTTGTGAGTACTACGACCGCCAGCTCGAGGAAACAACGGTTGCAGTCCAGGGCTACGGGAGTGTCGGCGCGAATGCCGCCCGCCTCCTCGACGAGTGGGGAGCGACAGTCGTCGCAATCAGCGACGTGAATGGCGCCATGTACGAGCCAGACGGGATCGATACGGCTGTTGTCCCATCCCACGACGAAGAGCCGGAAGCCGTTACGAAGTACGCGGACAACGTAATCTCGAACGACGAGTTGCTCACGCTCGATGTCGACGTACTCATTCCCGCAGCGTTGGGAGACGTAATCACCAAAGAGAACGCGGAAGCAATAGCCGCAGATCTGGTCGTCGAGGGAGCAAATGGGCCGACGACTTCAACAGCTGATTCGATCCTTGCAGAGCGAGACGTCGCGATCATCCCCGATATTCTGGCCAACGCTGGTGGTGTCACGGTGAGCTACTTCGAGTGGCTTCAGGACATCAATCGTCGATCGTGGTCGCTCGAACGGGTGAATACCGAACTCGAAACGGAGATGCAGGCCGCCTGGGATGCGGTTCGATCAGAGTTCGAGCAGCGCGACGTCACCTGGCGCGATGCAGCCTACATCGTTGCGCTCTCGAGGATAGCCAAGGCCCACGAAGTGCGGGGGTTCTGGCCATAA
- a CDS encoding hypothetical protein (KEGG: hje:HacjB3_18833 hypothetical protein), with protein MRNVDQKSDEETPYECFRCGNIIIAENSPGECPDCSGPMRNRRMPLE; from the coding sequence ATGAGAAATGTCGATCAAAAATCAGACGAAGAAACCCCATACGAGTGCTTCCGGTGTGGCAATATCATCATCGCGGAGAACAGCCCCGGCGAGTGCCCCGACTGTAGCGGCCCGATGCGAAATCGTCGAATGCCGCTCGAATGA
- a CDS encoding putative PAS/PAC sensor protein (TIGRFAM: PAS~PFAM: Bacterio-opsin activator, HTH; PAS fold-4; Signal transduction response regulator, receiver region; GAF~KEGG: hje:HacjB3_18828 bacterio-opsin activator-like protein~SMART: PAS; Signal transduction response regulator, receiver region; GAF) — MASSPRVLDSSSVLLVGTSEWLTHFAVTLETRTEATVQTVGTKAEALGVFWNQTTDCLITEYTLDETTGIELLREIRTETTALPVIVGTASGSEAIASEAIGAGVTDYVALTDSSEQMAEELLDRTERAVRSAQRAVTQRERARQFDAIFSDSQTATWVLDPDGSLARVNQTAREMIDEDIETIIGEPFWALPWWSQADATNADVHQLVENAFHGTFGNAVVPQRPHAENPGVIDLSVRPVENERGELISIVVEGVDITERVDLEQNLRQSEELHRVTLNNMTDTVLMTDEAGEYSYVCPNVHFIFGYTAAEIHELGTIDELLGENLFDREELAEEGVLKNIECSATDKAGHEHTLLVNVREVSIQDGTLLFSCRDITKRKQREDALATLQETARDFLYAETHQEIAQHIVDDTPGVLNLEASAVYLFDADANNLRPAAHSTTMRELYGPLPTVHTDGKTLPGYSFVEDEALYFDDVHEADRLDNRATGLRSATYIPLGNHGVFVAGSDQVGVFDDVTRELADLLAATAEAALDRVTRESRLREQDRTLQHQNEQLTELNRINETIREIDQALVQAETREEIDHTVCELLTADDRFRFAWIGTVDPTTDTVDPRAWAGIEQGYLDSQSFTVATSDTEPTGETAATGDVTLVSNVAAGLRDELWRKDALARDFLSILSIPLVYNDLSHGVLTVYAPTQDAFDDTAKAVLAELGETIASALSAIERKNALLTTSMTRIEFAIDDPTFVLSRLAQDAACTLSYQGGVQQSTEGSYVFVTVEDASLEDVAEVASQLVAIDDVQQISATGEGGVLRLRLTQPFLALELAEHGAVFRKAIASPSTTTLVIDIPESMDVRTITQLVRETFSTVELRSKQTLDQSIEHNLYSKFLGKLTERQLEVIQTAYYSGFFESPRENTGEDVAAMLGISPPAFYTHARTVQRKLFETLFEENDPSVPSPAGEV; from the coding sequence ATGGCGTCTTCACCTCGTGTTCTTGATTCATCCTCTGTCTTACTTGTCGGGACAAGTGAGTGGCTCACACATTTTGCAGTGACGCTCGAAACACGGACTGAGGCGACTGTACAAACGGTTGGAACCAAAGCAGAGGCACTCGGTGTCTTCTGGAACCAGACTACTGACTGTCTCATCACCGAGTACACGCTCGATGAGACAACTGGAATCGAGCTGCTCAGAGAGATTCGCACCGAAACCACCGCGCTTCCAGTAATAGTTGGCACGGCCTCCGGAAGTGAAGCCATCGCCAGCGAAGCCATCGGGGCCGGGGTTACTGATTATGTCGCGCTGACGGACTCGTCTGAACAGATGGCAGAGGAGCTGTTGGATCGAACCGAACGGGCGGTCCGATCCGCACAGCGGGCGGTCACCCAACGGGAACGGGCCAGACAGTTCGATGCGATTTTCAGCGATTCACAGACGGCAACATGGGTGCTCGACCCGGATGGGTCACTCGCCCGGGTGAACCAGACCGCTCGGGAGATGATCGATGAAGATATCGAAACGATCATCGGCGAGCCATTCTGGGCGCTTCCGTGGTGGTCGCAAGCGGATGCGACGAACGCAGATGTGCACCAACTCGTCGAGAACGCATTCCACGGGACCTTCGGTAACGCTGTCGTTCCACAGCGGCCACACGCTGAGAATCCGGGCGTCATCGATCTCTCCGTGCGCCCCGTCGAGAACGAACGTGGTGAGCTCATCTCAATCGTCGTCGAGGGCGTCGATATCACCGAGCGCGTCGACCTCGAACAGAACCTTCGCCAATCCGAGGAACTCCATCGTGTCACGCTCAACAACATGACCGACACCGTCCTCATGACGGACGAAGCTGGCGAGTACTCCTACGTCTGTCCCAACGTGCACTTCATCTTCGGCTACACGGCCGCGGAGATTCATGAATTAGGCACGATCGACGAGCTCCTCGGCGAGAACCTCTTTGACCGTGAAGAACTCGCCGAAGAGGGCGTCCTCAAGAACATCGAGTGCTCGGCGACCGACAAGGCTGGGCACGAGCACACGCTCCTGGTCAACGTTCGAGAAGTCTCGATTCAAGACGGGACACTCCTCTTCAGCTGTCGAGATATTACGAAACGGAAACAACGCGAGGACGCGCTGGCAACGCTCCAGGAAACCGCTCGTGATTTCCTGTACGCCGAAACTCACCAGGAAATCGCACAACACATCGTCGACGACACACCCGGCGTCCTCAATCTCGAGGCCAGTGCGGTCTATCTCTTCGATGCTGATGCTAACAACCTCCGCCCTGCAGCACATTCGACGACGATGAGAGAACTGTATGGGCCGCTCCCGACTGTCCACACCGACGGCAAAACCCTTCCGGGCTACAGCTTCGTCGAGGACGAGGCACTGTATTTTGATGACGTCCACGAGGCAGACCGACTCGACAACCGAGCAACGGGTCTCCGGAGTGCAACCTACATCCCCCTCGGCAACCACGGCGTGTTCGTCGCTGGCTCGGACCAGGTCGGTGTCTTCGACGACGTCACCCGGGAACTTGCTGATCTCCTCGCAGCTACGGCCGAAGCGGCTCTTGACCGCGTCACGCGGGAGTCACGACTCCGTGAACAAGATCGCACACTCCAACACCAAAACGAACAGCTCACCGAATTGAATCGCATCAATGAGACGATTCGAGAAATCGATCAAGCACTGGTCCAAGCTGAAACGCGAGAAGAGATCGACCATACCGTCTGTGAACTACTGACCGCTGACGACCGGTTCAGGTTTGCCTGGATCGGGACAGTTGACCCGACGACTGATACCGTCGACCCACGAGCATGGGCAGGAATCGAACAGGGATATCTGGATAGTCAGTCGTTTACTGTCGCTACGTCAGATACAGAACCCACGGGGGAAACTGCCGCGACTGGTGATGTGACGCTGGTGTCGAACGTTGCAGCTGGGCTTCGTGACGAACTGTGGCGCAAGGATGCCCTCGCCCGTGATTTCCTCTCGATATTGAGTATCCCGCTCGTGTATAATGACCTCTCACACGGCGTTTTGACGGTCTACGCACCGACTCAAGACGCGTTCGACGACACAGCGAAGGCCGTCCTGGCTGAACTCGGGGAAACCATCGCGTCCGCCCTCAGTGCAATCGAACGGAAGAACGCGCTCCTCACAACATCAATGACGCGCATCGAGTTCGCTATTGACGACCCCACGTTCGTCCTCTCACGTCTTGCGCAGGACGCAGCGTGTACGCTCTCGTATCAGGGTGGGGTCCAGCAATCCACCGAGGGGAGTTACGTGTTCGTCACTGTCGAAGATGCCTCTCTGGAAGACGTCGCCGAAGTAGCATCACAGCTCGTCGCAATCGACGACGTACAACAGATTAGTGCAACTGGTGAGGGTGGCGTTTTGCGGCTGCGGCTCACACAACCGTTCCTTGCGTTAGAGCTAGCAGAGCATGGTGCCGTCTTCCGCAAAGCGATCGCAAGTCCATCCACCACAACGCTCGTCATCGATATCCCGGAAAGCATGGACGTCCGAACCATCACGCAACTCGTCCGTGAGACGTTCTCCACGGTCGAACTCCGTTCGAAGCAGACGCTCGATCAGTCGATAGAACACAATTTGTACTCGAAGTTCCTTGGGAAACTAACTGAGCGTCAACTTGAGGTGATTCAGACGGCGTACTACAGTGGCTTCTTCGAATCACCACGCGAGAACACTGGCGAAGATGTTGCGGCAATGCTCGGGATCTCCCCGCCCGCGTTCTATACGCACGCCCGGACTGTCCAGCGCAAATTGTTTGAGACACTCTTCGAAGAGAACGACCCTTCCGTCCCTTCTCCTGCCGGAGAGGTTTGA
- a CDS encoding glutamine amidotransferase class-I (KEGG: hbo:Hbor_27060 GMP synthase family protein~manually curated~PFAM: Glutamine amidotransferase class-I, C-terminal) — protein MLLVIENEINLATRYFVPEIVRHLPTEVIVHDAVAEGGLPSLDGIHGVVLSGSTAGVYETADHSWINEEMRLVRDLQKQRIPTLGICFGHQLINEALGGSVEHHGLQAELVEIELADDPIFKDIAPIVPTIHSDVVVESGEQLQTIASIDGYEHFATRHTEAPMWSTQYHPEFTMRLRERIVQDIGWENNHLSFESVNAAQTLSNFAQLAEIERR, from the coding sequence ATGCTTCTCGTCATCGAAAACGAAATAAATCTCGCCACTCGATATTTCGTCCCTGAAATCGTTCGACACCTTCCCACAGAAGTCATCGTCCATGACGCTGTGGCTGAAGGTGGTCTCCCATCGCTTGATGGGATTCATGGCGTCGTACTTTCCGGTAGCACCGCTGGTGTCTACGAAACGGCGGATCATTCATGGATCAATGAGGAAATGAGGCTCGTCCGTGACCTGCAGAAGCAGCGAATCCCCACTCTCGGTATTTGCTTTGGCCACCAGCTCATCAACGAAGCACTCGGTGGAAGCGTCGAACACCATGGACTGCAGGCCGAACTCGTTGAGATTGAGTTAGCTGATGATCCCATCTTTAAGGATATTGCACCGATTGTTCCGACTATCCACAGCGACGTCGTTGTTGAGTCAGGTGAGCAGTTGCAAACCATCGCATCAATAGACGGTTACGAGCATTTCGCCACTCGCCACACCGAGGCACCGATGTGGAGTACTCAATATCATCCAGAATTTACCATGCGACTTCGTGAACGTATCGTTCAGGACATTGGTTGGGAAAACAACCATCTATCATTTGAAAGTGTGAACGCAGCTCAGACGCTTTCAAATTTCGCCCAGCTTGCAGAAATTGAGAGGAGGTAG
- a CDS encoding preprotein translocase, SecY subunit (KEGG: hwa:HQ2819A preprotein translocase subunit SecY~TIGRFAM: SecY protein~PFAM: SecY protein; Translocon Sec61/SecY, plug domain): MGWKETAEPVLTRMPSVQRPEGHVPFKRKLGWTAGILVMYFFLTNVTMFGLLTTTESGDFYGQFRSILAGSSGSILQLGIGPIVTASIVLQLLGGADLLGLDTDDDPRDQILYQGLQKLLVVVMICLTGLPMVFASPLLEPDPAVMQSLGLGRAGVESIIFAQMFVGGVLILFMDEIVSKWGVGSGVGLFIIAGVSQQLVGGLFSWSSLTTGATNGFFATWFAILFGDASLPGSPLTTEGLNAIFLGQGQILALFTTVFIFMIVVYAESVRVEIPLSHARVKGARGKFPVKLIYASVLPMILVRALQANLQFLGQIMNSQWAGMPTLLAEYSNGQVIGGFFWLIKPIQSPQEWMWFAGTVTQDWYWVLARVGIDLTFMVIGGAVFAIFWVETTGMGPEATAKQIQNSGMQIPGFRRNPQVIEKVMERYIPQVTVLGGAIVGALAVMANMLGTIGAVSGTGLLLTVSITYKLYEEIAEEQLMEMHPMMRQMFGGSE; the protein is encoded by the coding sequence ATGGGCTGGAAGGAGACTGCCGAACCGGTGCTCACGCGGATGCCCTCCGTCCAGCGGCCGGAGGGGCACGTCCCCTTCAAGCGGAAGCTGGGCTGGACCGCCGGCATCCTCGTGATGTACTTCTTCCTGACGAACGTCACCATGTTCGGCCTGCTGACGACGACCGAGAGCGGTGACTTCTACGGCCAGTTCCGGTCGATTCTGGCTGGTTCGTCGGGGTCGATTCTCCAGCTCGGTATTGGCCCGATTGTGACGGCCTCCATTGTGCTACAGCTGCTCGGCGGCGCCGACCTGCTCGGTCTCGACACGGACGACGACCCGCGAGACCAGATCCTCTATCAGGGCCTCCAGAAGCTGCTGGTGGTCGTGATGATCTGTCTGACGGGCCTGCCGATGGTGTTTGCGAGCCCGCTGCTCGAGCCGGACCCGGCGGTGATGCAGTCGCTGGGGCTGGGTCGGGCGGGCGTCGAGAGCATCATCTTCGCGCAGATGTTCGTCGGCGGTGTCCTCATCCTGTTCATGGACGAAATCGTGAGCAAGTGGGGGGTTGGCTCCGGCGTGGGGCTGTTCATTATCGCCGGTGTGAGCCAGCAGCTCGTCGGTGGGCTGTTCTCGTGGAGTAGTCTGACGACGGGCGCCACGAACGGTTTCTTCGCGACGTGGTTCGCCATCCTGTTCGGCGACGCGTCGCTGCCGGGGTCACCGCTGACGACTGAGGGGCTGAACGCCATCTTCCTTGGACAGGGCCAGATTCTGGCGCTGTTCACGACGGTGTTCATATTCATGATCGTCGTCTACGCAGAGTCCGTTCGCGTGGAGATTCCCCTGTCGCACGCACGCGTCAAGGGCGCCCGCGGGAAGTTCCCCGTGAAGCTCATCTACGCGAGTGTGCTGCCCATGATTCTCGTTCGGGCGCTGCAGGCCAACCTGCAGTTCCTGGGCCAGATCATGAACAGCCAGTGGGCCGGCATGCCCACCTTGCTTGCCGAGTACTCCAATGGACAGGTCATCGGCGGGTTCTTCTGGCTGATCAAGCCGATTCAGAGCCCACAGGAGTGGATGTGGTTCGCGGGCACCGTCACCCAGGACTGGTACTGGGTGCTTGCCCGGGTCGGCATCGACCTGACGTTCATGGTGATCGGCGGCGCGGTGTTCGCCATCTTCTGGGTGGAAACCACCGGGATGGGCCCGGAGGCGACCGCCAAGCAGATCCAGAACTCGGGGATGCAGATCCCCGGATTCCGGCGGAACCCGCAGGTCATCGAGAAGGTCATGGAGCGCTACATCCCGCAGGTCACCGTGCTCGGCGGCGCCATCGTCGGCGCCCTCGCGGTGATGGCGAACATGCTGGGCACTATCGGTGCTGTCTCCGGAACGGGGCTGCTGCTGACGGTCTCCATCACGTACAAACTGTACGAGGAGATCGCCGAGGAGCAGCTGATGGAGATGCACCCGATGATGCGCCAGATGTTTGGAGGAAGTGAGTAA
- a CDS encoding ribosomal protein L15 (PFAM: Ribosomal protein L15~KEGG: hbo:Hbor_10450 LSU ribosomal protein l15p) yields MSKKRRQRGSRTHGGGSHKNRRGAGHRGGRGRAGSRKHEMHNYGPWAKHGFTMPEDAQLSIAEVRVQKVDEDAALLAADDLAENDNGAYTLDARDVAEDGWEADVVKLLGNGQVRQELHVTADAFSEAAVEQIEAAGGSTTLSERAQARAEAEAEDQADSEAASED; encoded by the coding sequence ATGTCTAAGAAACGACGACAGCGCGGCAGCCGCACACACGGCGGCGGCAGCCACAAGAACCGGCGTGGTGCCGGTCACCGTGGCGGTCGCGGCCGCGCCGGCAGCCGCAAACACGAGATGCACAACTACGGGCCGTGGGCCAAGCACGGCTTCACGATGCCCGAGGACGCACAGCTCTCCATCGCGGAGGTCCGCGTCCAGAAAGTTGACGAGGACGCCGCACTGCTGGCGGCTGACGACCTCGCTGAGAACGACAACGGCGCCTACACCCTCGACGCCCGCGACGTGGCCGAGGACGGCTGGGAAGCCGACGTGGTGAAGCTGCTCGGCAACGGGCAGGTCCGGCAGGAACTGCACGTCACGGCCGACGCGTTCAGCGAGGCTGCAGTTGAGCAGATCGAAGCGGCCGGTGGCTCGACCACACTCTCCGAGCGCGCACAGGCGCGTGCCGAGGCCGAGGCCGAGGACCAGGCCGATTCCGAAGCAGCCAGCGAGGACTGA
- a CDS encoding ribosomal protein L30P (KEGG: nph:NP4896A 50S ribosomal protein L30P~TIGRFAM: Ribosomal protein L30, archaeal~PFAM: Ribosomal protein L30p/L7e, conserved region), with protein MRAVIQLRGEVDMTSGQRDTLDMLNIGRVNHAALVPEEDTYNGMVSKVNDFVAFGEPSVETLTLVLEKRVNAHESTDDVDADWLAENTDYDSFEALAEALLAEETTLREQGLSPTLRLHPPRGGHDGIKHPDSTGGELGPHEDIDPLLEAMR; from the coding sequence ATGCGAGCCGTCATTCAGCTCCGCGGTGAGGTCGACATGACGAGCGGGCAGCGCGACACGCTCGACATGCTCAACATCGGCCGCGTCAACCACGCGGCCCTCGTCCCGGAGGAAGACACCTACAACGGGATGGTCTCGAAGGTCAACGACTTCGTGGCCTTCGGCGAGCCCTCGGTGGAGACGCTGACGCTCGTGCTCGAGAAGCGCGTCAACGCGCACGAGAGCACGGACGACGTCGACGCCGACTGGCTGGCCGAGAACACCGACTACGACAGCTTCGAGGCGCTGGCGGAAGCGCTGCTCGCCGAGGAGACGACGCTGCGCGAGCAGGGTCTCTCCCCGACGCTGCGACTTCACCCGCCCCGCGGCGGTCACGACGGCATCAAGCACCCCGACAGCACGGGCGGCGAACTGGGTCCCCACGAGGACATCGACCCGCTCCTGGAGGCGATGCGATAA
- a CDS encoding ribosomal protein S5 (KEGG: hla:Hlac_2429 30S ribosomal protein S5P~TIGRFAM: Ribosomal protein S5, eukaryotic/archaeal~PFAM: Ribosomal protein S5, N-terminal; Ribosomal protein S5, C-terminal), translating to MSHNDGWEPVTRLGKKVQEGEITSMEEALASGLPLKEHELVDQLLPGLEDEVLDINMVQRMTDSGRRVKFRCVCVVGNRDGYLGYAQGRDDQVGGAIQKAIEVAKMNVISVDRGSGSWEDQAGGVNSLTRKATGKAGSVEVDIIPAPQGLGLAGAETVRNILELAGIQDAWTKSNGNTRTTVNLAKATFNALENASRARTPQRAREVQREADGEVNN from the coding sequence ATGAGCCACAACGACGGCTGGGAGCCGGTAACCCGGCTCGGCAAGAAAGTACAGGAAGGAGAGATTACCTCGATGGAGGAGGCACTCGCCTCGGGGCTCCCGCTGAAGGAGCACGAGCTTGTGGACCAGCTCCTCCCCGGATTGGAGGACGAAGTGCTGGACATCAACATGGTCCAGCGCATGACCGACTCCGGCCGGCGGGTCAAGTTCCGCTGTGTCTGTGTGGTCGGCAACCGCGACGGCTACCTCGGCTACGCCCAGGGGCGTGACGACCAGGTGGGCGGTGCGATCCAGAAGGCCATTGAGGTGGCGAAGATGAACGTTATCAGCGTGGACCGCGGCTCGGGTTCCTGGGAGGACCAGGCCGGCGGCGTGAACTCGCTGACTCGCAAGGCCACGGGGAAGGCCGGTTCGGTCGAAGTCGATATCATCCCGGCCCCGCAGGGGCTCGGGCTGGCCGGCGCCGAAACGGTTCGGAACATCCTCGAGCTCGCGGGCATCCAGGACGCCTGGACCAAGTCCAACGGCAACACCCGGACGACGGTCAACCTGGCCAAGGCGACGTTCAACGCACTGGAGAACGCCTCGAGGGCTCGGACCCCCCAGCGTGCACGGGAGGTCCAGCGTGAGGCTGACGGCGAGGTGAACAACTGA
- a CDS encoding ribosomal protein L18P/L5E (PFAM: Ribosomal protein L18/L5~KEGG: hbo:Hbor_10420 LSU ribosomal protein l18p) encodes MATGPRYKVPMRRRREVRTDYHQRLRLLKSGKPRLVARVSNKHVRAQLATPGPHGDEIHAAASSEDLSEYGWEAPTGNLPSAYLTGYLAGLRAVEAGLKEAVLDLGLNTATPGNRVFAVQEGAIDAGLDIPHSESVLADWSRNRGEHIAEYAEQGEGDLYSGEFDATELPAHFDELREALTEDYE; translated from the coding sequence ATGGCAACAGGACCACGTTACAAAGTGCCGATGCGTCGTCGTCGTGAGGTTCGGACGGATTACCACCAGCGGTTGCGCCTGTTGAAATCCGGTAAGCCTCGCCTGGTCGCCCGGGTGAGCAACAAGCACGTCAGGGCGCAGCTGGCGACCCCCGGACCCCACGGTGACGAGATCCACGCCGCAGCGTCCAGCGAGGACCTGTCGGAGTACGGCTGGGAGGCCCCCACGGGGAATCTCCCGAGCGCGTACCTGACGGGCTATCTCGCGGGCCTGCGAGCCGTCGAGGCTGGCCTCAAAGAGGCTGTTCTCGACCTGGGTCTCAACACGGCGACGCCCGGCAATCGAGTGTTCGCAGTACAGGAAGGTGCAATCGACGCAGGGCTCGACATCCCCCACAGCGAGAGCGTGCTGGCGGACTGGTCGCGTAACCGCGGCGAGCATATCGCCGAGTACGCCGAGCAGGGAGAGGGTGACCTCTACAGCGGGGAGTTCGACGCCACGGAGCTGCCGGCGCACTTCGACGAACTGCGCGAGGCGCTCACGGAGGACTACGAATGA
- a CDS encoding Ribosomal protein L19e (PFAM: Ribosomal protein L19/L19e~KEGG: hbo:Hbor_10410 LSU ribosomal protein l19e) has product MTDLSAQKRLAGEELDVGANRVWFDPEEQDELADAITREDIRDLIADGTIRVEETQNNSRGRARARQEKRDYGHGTGAGTRKGKAGARRADKDEWISRIRAQRSRLKELRDEEDVLNPTQYRELYNKASGGEFDSVARLEAFARNNYDVEIGGDD; this is encoded by the coding sequence ATGACCGACCTGAGCGCACAGAAGCGGCTCGCCGGCGAGGAGCTCGATGTCGGCGCGAACCGCGTTTGGTTCGACCCCGAAGAACAGGACGAGCTCGCGGACGCGATTACCCGCGAAGATATCCGCGACCTGATCGCGGACGGAACCATCCGTGTCGAGGAGACCCAGAACAACTCCCGAGGGCGCGCCCGCGCCCGACAGGAGAAGCGTGACTACGGTCACGGCACCGGCGCTGGTACCCGCAAAGGGAAAGCCGGCGCCCGCCGTGCCGACAAGGACGAGTGGATCAGCCGGATCCGCGCCCAGCGGTCGCGCCTGAAGGAGCTCCGGGACGAGGAAGACGTCCTCAACCCGACGCAGTACCGTGAGCTCTACAACAAGGCCTCCGGTGGCGAGTTCGACTCTGTCGCTCGCCTGGAGGCGTTCGCACGGAACAACTACGACGTAGAGATTGGAGGCGACGACTGA